In Variovorax paradoxus, a single genomic region encodes these proteins:
- a CDS encoding enoyl-CoA hydratase/isomerase family protein — MSIEFSVENGIGVIAFNRPPANAYDHAMLGELTAAVHKVAEDPAVRVAVVRSANPKFFCTGADITTLQNSTRAQFANFLTIAQEAVDAIGRTPKLFIAAIQGHCIGGGLEIALGCDFRWAATGKYRLGLAEVNLGLSPGMGGTQRLPRLIPRSKALQMMVTGDPVGPEEALALGIVDKLVAAENFDAEVMAFAQKLAAGPTMAQGYIKLSVNNGLETSLAQGLAMERAHQNQLFASEDVAEGIKAFQEKRPARFTGK, encoded by the coding sequence ATGTCCATCGAATTTTCCGTCGAGAACGGCATCGGCGTCATCGCGTTCAACCGGCCGCCCGCCAACGCCTACGACCACGCGATGCTGGGCGAGCTCACCGCCGCCGTGCACAAGGTCGCCGAGGATCCGGCGGTGCGCGTGGCGGTGGTGCGCAGCGCCAATCCCAAGTTCTTCTGCACCGGCGCCGACATCACGACACTGCAGAACTCGACGCGCGCCCAGTTCGCGAATTTTCTGACGATTGCGCAGGAAGCGGTGGATGCGATCGGCCGCACGCCCAAGCTGTTCATCGCCGCCATCCAGGGGCATTGCATCGGCGGCGGGCTGGAGATCGCGCTGGGCTGCGATTTCCGCTGGGCCGCGACCGGCAAGTACCGGCTCGGGCTGGCGGAGGTCAATCTCGGCCTGTCGCCCGGCATGGGCGGCACGCAGCGCCTGCCCAGGCTGATCCCCAGGAGCAAGGCATTGCAGATGATGGTCACCGGCGATCCGGTCGGTCCGGAAGAAGCGCTGGCGCTGGGCATCGTCGACAAGCTCGTTGCGGCGGAAAACTTCGACGCCGAGGTGATGGCCTTCGCGCAGAAGCTCGCCGCCGGCCCCACGATGGCCCAGGGCTACATCAAGCTGTCCGTCAACAACGGTCTGGAGACCAGCCTGGCCCAGGGCCTGGCGATGGAGCGGGCGCACCAGAACCAGCTGTTCGCCTCCGAGGACGTCGCCGAGGGCATCAAGGCCTTCCAGGAAAAGCGCCCAGCCCGATTCACCGGCAAGTAA
- a CDS encoding enoyl-CoA hydratase/isomerase family protein: MSYEFLDLSRAADSAHIAVLRLNRPDNLNSWNQKMREELRDAVAELVDDDQLRVLVITGTGRAFSAGEDVRGMKGLADIGTRGFRRVARGIHNVFDEIEAIEVPVIAAINGVAAGGGLELALSCDFRFAAQTAKMGFPENNVGLIPGSGGCSRLVTQVGLSKAKRLVMTGEMVMADKALEYGLVDEVVAPEQLIEHTMAFARVLAAKAPQALGLAKVVLNNCAKVDPDTARNFERLGQSILKKTEDHAEGAKAFVEKRPANFTGR; encoded by the coding sequence ATGAGCTATGAATTTCTAGACCTGAGCCGCGCCGCCGACTCCGCGCACATCGCCGTCCTGCGGCTGAATCGCCCGGACAACCTCAACTCCTGGAACCAGAAGATGCGCGAGGAGCTGCGCGACGCGGTCGCCGAACTGGTGGACGACGACCAGCTGCGCGTGCTGGTGATCACCGGCACCGGACGCGCCTTCTCGGCCGGCGAGGACGTGCGCGGCATGAAGGGCCTGGCCGACATCGGCACGCGGGGCTTTCGCCGCGTGGCGCGCGGCATCCACAACGTTTTCGACGAGATCGAGGCGATCGAGGTGCCGGTGATCGCCGCGATCAACGGCGTCGCGGCCGGCGGCGGGCTGGAGCTGGCGCTGTCCTGCGACTTTCGCTTCGCCGCCCAGACCGCGAAGATGGGCTTCCCCGAGAACAACGTCGGCCTGATCCCCGGTTCCGGCGGTTGCTCGCGCCTGGTGACGCAGGTCGGCCTGTCCAAGGCCAAGCGCCTGGTGATGACCGGCGAGATGGTGATGGCCGACAAGGCGCTGGAATACGGCCTGGTCGACGAGGTGGTCGCGCCGGAGCAGTTGATCGAGCACACGATGGCCTTCGCCCGCGTGCTGGCGGCCAAGGCGCCCCAGGCCCTGGGCCTGGCGAAAGTGGTGCTGAACAACTGCGCCAAGGTCGATCCCGACACGGCGCGCAACTTCGAGCGCCTCGGCCAGAGCATTCTGAAGAAGACCGAGGACCATGCCGAAGGCGCGAAGGCCTTCGTCGAGAAGCGGCCGGCGAACTTCACCGGGCGCTGA
- a CDS encoding Rieske (2Fe-2S) protein: MSSIPDWKPAIAVDRLSDDRFHAAQAGDHKLIVLRADGEIVAYRDACPHEGYALSVTGERQDFVIVCNKHLWKFDAATGEHISRIPRPQCNLKRYPVREVDGMVEVDVSAQPATS, from the coding sequence ATGAGCAGCATCCCCGACTGGAAACCCGCGATCGCCGTCGACCGGCTGAGCGATGACCGCTTCCACGCGGCGCAAGCCGGCGACCACAAGCTGATCGTCCTGCGCGCGGACGGCGAGATCGTCGCCTACCGCGACGCCTGCCCGCACGAAGGCTACGCGCTCAGCGTCACAGGCGAGCGCCAGGACTTCGTCATCGTGTGCAACAAGCACCTCTGGAAATTCGACGCCGCCACCGGCGAGCACATCAGCCGCATCCCGCGGCCGCAGTGCAACCTCAAGCGCTACCCGGTGCGCGAGGTGGACGGCATGGTCGAAGTGGACGTCAGCGCGCAGCCCGCAACGTCGTGA
- a CDS encoding dioxygenase, producing the protein MIIENPDDLTRAVLAEVERTPDARLRRILHSAVQHLHGFVRDSELTEAEFRQLCGAIAKAGHLTTPSHNEVVLAAGSLGVSALVCLMNNGEGGRRETTANLMGPFWRMGSPVTPDGGSIVRSRTPGDPVFVDARVRDQAGHPVAGAEVDIWQASGEGYYENQDPQQGDMNLRGKFVTDGEGHIRFRTIKPSGYPIPVSGPVGALLRAQGRHNMRPAHIHFMIRKPGFKTQFSQLYSNDDPFLETDVQFGVTRALVGRYVPHDGAAPDADVQGRWYSLEHEFVISAGDDSLPPPPITAKTGDPRPPLVVLQRSKEAS; encoded by the coding sequence ATGATCATCGAGAACCCCGACGACCTCACGCGCGCGGTGCTAGCCGAAGTGGAGCGCACGCCAGACGCGCGGCTGCGCCGCATCCTGCACTCCGCCGTGCAGCATCTGCACGGCTTCGTGCGAGATAGCGAACTGACCGAGGCCGAGTTCCGCCAGCTCTGCGGCGCGATCGCCAAGGCCGGCCATCTCACCACGCCCTCGCACAACGAAGTGGTGCTGGCCGCCGGTTCACTCGGCGTCTCGGCGCTGGTCTGTCTGATGAACAACGGCGAAGGCGGCCGGCGCGAGACCACCGCCAACCTGATGGGGCCGTTCTGGCGCATGGGCTCGCCGGTCACCCCGGACGGCGGATCGATCGTGCGCTCGCGCACGCCCGGCGACCCGGTGTTTGTCGACGCCCGGGTGCGCGACCAGGCAGGCCACCCGGTCGCCGGCGCCGAGGTCGACATCTGGCAGGCCTCGGGCGAAGGCTATTACGAGAACCAGGATCCGCAGCAGGGCGACATGAACCTGCGCGGCAAGTTCGTCACCGACGGCGAAGGCCACATTCGCTTCCGCACGATCAAGCCGTCCGGCTACCCGATCCCCGTGAGCGGACCAGTCGGCGCGCTGCTCAGGGCCCAGGGCCGGCACAACATGCGGCCCGCCCACATCCACTTCATGATCCGCAAGCCGGGGTTCAAGACGCAATTCTCGCAGCTGTATTCCAACGACGACCCGTTCCTGGAGACCGACGTTCAGTTCGGCGTCACGCGTGCACTGGTCGGCCGCTACGTGCCGCACGACGGCGCCGCCCCCGATGCCGACGTGCAGGGTCGCTGGTATTCGCTGGAACACGAATTCGTCATCTCCGCCGGCGACGACTCCTTGCCGCCGCCGCCCATCACCGCGAAAACCGGGGACCCACGCCCGCCGCTCGTGGTGCTGCAACGAAGCAAGGAAGCAAGCTGA
- the hpaH gene encoding 2-oxo-hept-4-ene-1,7-dioate hydratase — MIDDKERQKAADALLKAGQECKPITQVSKTWPGMEIEDAYAVQQMWAERRVQAGARVVGHKIGLTSRAMQMASKMTEPDYGVLLDDMLYADGARIPASRFSAPRLEVELAFVRGKRVGGRNVTMYDVLDATAYVTPALEIIDYRTEVPRHIVDTIADNAAAAAMVTGGRVVRPMDVDLRWCAATLSKNGVIEESGVSAAIMGHPAMGIVWLANRLARHDIVLEPGHILLAGSFTRPVSVATGDVIHADFGPLGSIGVSFS; from the coding sequence ATGATCGACGACAAGGAGCGGCAGAAAGCCGCCGATGCGCTGCTGAAGGCGGGCCAGGAATGCAAGCCCATCACGCAGGTCAGCAAGACCTGGCCCGGGATGGAGATCGAGGACGCTTACGCCGTGCAGCAAATGTGGGCCGAGCGCCGCGTGCAGGCCGGCGCCCGCGTCGTCGGGCACAAGATCGGCCTGACATCGCGCGCGATGCAGATGGCGTCCAAGATGACGGAGCCCGATTACGGCGTGCTGCTGGACGACATGCTCTATGCCGACGGCGCCCGGATCCCGGCTTCCAGGTTCTCTGCCCCGCGCCTGGAGGTAGAACTTGCCTTCGTGCGGGGCAAGCGGGTCGGCGGCAGGAACGTGACGATGTACGACGTGCTCGACGCCACGGCCTACGTGACGCCGGCGCTGGAGATCATCGACTACCGCACCGAGGTGCCGCGCCACATCGTCGACACGATCGCCGACAACGCCGCTGCCGCCGCGATGGTGACGGGCGGACGCGTTGTGCGGCCGATGGACGTCGACCTGCGCTGGTGCGCGGCCACGCTGTCGAAGAACGGCGTGATCGAGGAGTCAGGTGTGTCGGCGGCCATCATGGGTCATCCCGCGATGGGCATCGTCTGGCTGGCCAACCGGCTGGCGCGTCATGACATCGTGCTCGAGCCCGGGCACATCCTGCTGGCCGGCTCCTTCACGCGCCCGGTGTCGGTGGCGACCGGCGACGTGATCCACGCCGACTTCGGGCCGCTCGGCTCCATTGGCGTTTCCTTTTCTTGA
- a CDS encoding Bug family tripartite tricarboxylate transporter substrate binding protein — MNTLHRRALLALASAFVTTVAFAQAPEWAPTRPVRIIVPIVGSTNDVLARLVAPKLGEALGQPVIVENKPGAGGNIGADMVAKAQPDGHTLLIGYNGPLAINVTLFDKIPFDPVKDLQPLTLAVKSPQYLVVNPNSGITSVQDLVVSAKAQPGKFSYASVAVGSASHLTMEMLKLAAGIPITHIPYRGAGPAVTDLLAGNVQAAFFVPGNVQQFVKEGKLRLLASSGTKRFPSTPEVPTLIESGYKDFEATSWIGFLTTANTPRPIVDRYHRELVKILHSPEIAARLREMEFEVVAGTPEQFAGWIKSEIGRWGKVIKATGAKAE, encoded by the coding sequence ATGAACACGCTGCACCGCCGCGCCCTGCTGGCCCTCGCCTCGGCATTCGTCACCACGGTCGCCTTCGCGCAGGCGCCCGAATGGGCACCGACCAGGCCGGTGCGCATCATCGTGCCGATCGTGGGCAGCACCAACGATGTGCTGGCGCGGCTGGTCGCGCCCAAGCTCGGCGAGGCGCTGGGGCAGCCGGTCATCGTGGAGAACAAGCCGGGCGCCGGCGGCAACATCGGCGCCGACATGGTGGCCAAGGCGCAGCCGGACGGCCATACGCTTCTGATCGGCTACAACGGGCCGCTGGCCATCAATGTCACGCTGTTCGACAAGATCCCCTTCGACCCGGTGAAGGACCTGCAGCCGCTGACGCTTGCGGTCAAGTCACCGCAGTACCTGGTGGTGAACCCGAACTCCGGCATCACCAGCGTGCAGGACCTGGTGGTGTCGGCGAAGGCGCAGCCGGGCAAGTTTTCCTATGCGTCGGTGGCCGTCGGCAGCGCCTCACATCTCACCATGGAGATGCTGAAGCTGGCCGCCGGCATCCCCATCACGCATATCCCGTATCGCGGCGCCGGTCCTGCGGTCACCGACCTGCTGGCCGGCAACGTGCAGGCGGCATTCTTCGTGCCGGGCAACGTGCAGCAGTTCGTCAAGGAAGGCAAGCTCCGGCTGCTCGCTTCCAGCGGCACGAAGCGCTTCCCGAGCACGCCCGAAGTGCCGACTCTGATCGAGAGCGGCTACAAGGATTTCGAGGCGACTTCCTGGATCGGCTTTCTCACCACTGCCAACACGCCCAGGCCGATCGTCGATCGCTACCACCGCGAGCTGGTGAAGATCCTGCATTCGCCGGAGATCGCGGCGCGCCTGCGCGAGATGGAATTCGAGGTGGTCGCCGGCACGCCGGAGCAGTTCGCAGGCTGGATAAAGTCGGAGATCGGCCGCTGGGGCAAGGTCATCAAGGCGACGGGCGCCAAGGCGGAATGA
- a CDS encoding FAD-binding oxidoreductase, whose protein sequence is MAYDIRIAGSDQHFSCEPGQNILDAGLKAGIEMPYSCRKGVCGNCAGGIASGSVQCPPNDVAAAGQVLYCQCLPQGDLEIVPTAWHRFDPSARKQLTVKVFRNTLAADDVSVLQLRLPAGQRAKFKAGQYLQVALPDGSRRSYSMANPPHESDTLQLHIRHVPGGQFTQIVPTLQQGDLLQVELPFGNFELKEESSAPMLCVVGGTGFAPVKSLLDDMVKKGVKRPVTLVWGGRNSGGLYLMAAVERWKKLMPGFSFIAALENADDAQALGGFHGRVDDAVRAHCPSLAGHEVYCCGAPPMVAAVKKACVQELGLDAAHFFSDVFVPGPAAT, encoded by the coding sequence ATGGCCTACGACATCCGCATCGCCGGCAGCGACCAGCATTTTTCCTGCGAACCGGGACAGAACATCCTCGACGCGGGCCTGAAGGCCGGCATCGAGATGCCCTATTCCTGCCGCAAGGGCGTGTGCGGGAACTGCGCCGGCGGCATCGCCTCCGGATCGGTGCAGTGCCCGCCGAACGATGTCGCGGCAGCGGGCCAGGTGCTGTACTGCCAGTGCCTGCCGCAAGGCGACCTGGAGATCGTGCCCACGGCCTGGCACCGCTTCGACCCGTCGGCGCGCAAGCAGCTGACCGTCAAGGTGTTCCGCAACACGCTGGCGGCGGACGACGTCAGCGTGCTGCAGCTGCGGCTGCCTGCCGGCCAGCGTGCAAAGTTCAAGGCCGGCCAGTACCTGCAGGTCGCGCTGCCCGATGGCAGCCGCCGCTCGTATTCGATGGCCAATCCGCCGCACGAAAGCGACACGCTGCAGCTGCACATCCGCCACGTCCCGGGCGGCCAGTTCACGCAGATCGTGCCGACGCTGCAGCAGGGCGATCTGCTGCAGGTGGAGCTGCCGTTCGGCAATTTCGAGCTGAAGGAAGAGAGCTCGGCCCCGATGCTGTGCGTGGTCGGCGGGACCGGCTTCGCGCCGGTCAAGTCCCTGCTGGACGACATGGTGAAGAAAGGGGTCAAGCGTCCGGTGACCCTGGTCTGGGGCGGCCGCAACAGCGGCGGGCTGTACCTGATGGCGGCGGTCGAGCGCTGGAAGAAGCTGATGCCCGGCTTCAGCTTCATCGCGGCGCTGGAGAACGCGGACGACGCCCAGGCGCTGGGCGGCTTCCATGGCCGCGTCGACGATGCCGTCCGCGCCCACTGCCCTTCCCTCGCGGGCCATGAGGTCTACTGCTGCGGCGCACCGCCGATGGTGGCGGCGGTGAAGAAGGCTTGCGTGCAGGAGCTCGGCCTCGATGCGGCGCACTTCTTTAGCGACGTGTTCGTGCCGGGGCCTGCGGCGACCTAG
- a CDS encoding PdxA family dehydrogenase, whose product MRRIALSVGDPNGIGPEIVLKALAALRGEDRLQITVFGPAEVLRRTATACGMEAVFLGMALRPVGELPAAAALPGQVNAQAGASAVASATLAIQACRAGEFDAVVAGPHHETAIHQAGISFSGYPSLVARACGQDEHSVFLMLVGGGLRIVHVTLHESVATALARITPDLIVAATQAGVRACGMLGLAQPRVALFGINPHASEGRLFGPEDAELVVPAALRLREQGIAVDGPAGADVLLADRKHDLYVAMLHDQGHIPVKLLAPQAASALSIGGEVLLASTGHGSAMDIAGTGQARPDALLRSLRLVAGIS is encoded by the coding sequence ATGAGAAGGATCGCGCTGTCGGTCGGCGACCCGAACGGGATCGGGCCCGAGATCGTGCTCAAGGCGCTGGCCGCGCTGCGTGGGGAGGACCGCCTGCAGATCACGGTGTTCGGGCCGGCCGAAGTGCTGCGGCGCACGGCCACAGCCTGCGGCATGGAAGCTGTCTTCCTGGGTATGGCGCTGCGGCCGGTGGGAGAACTGCCCGCCGCCGCGGCCCTGCCAGGCCAGGTGAATGCGCAGGCCGGCGCCAGTGCCGTCGCTTCGGCCACGCTGGCGATCCAGGCGTGCCGGGCAGGCGAGTTCGACGCCGTGGTCGCCGGCCCGCACCATGAGACGGCGATCCACCAGGCCGGCATCTCCTTCAGCGGCTATCCCTCGCTGGTGGCGCGGGCCTGCGGCCAGGACGAACACAGCGTCTTCCTGATGCTGGTGGGCGGCGGCCTGCGCATCGTGCACGTGACGCTGCACGAGAGCGTGGCGACGGCGCTGGCCCGCATCACGCCCGACCTGATCGTGGCCGCGACCCAGGCCGGCGTGCGCGCCTGCGGCATGCTGGGGCTGGCGCAGCCCAGGGTGGCATTGTTCGGCATCAACCCGCACGCCTCCGAAGGCCGCTTGTTCGGGCCCGAGGACGCGGAGCTCGTGGTGCCGGCGGCGCTTCGGCTGCGCGAACAGGGCATCGCCGTCGACGGCCCGGCCGGCGCCGACGTGCTGCTGGCCGACCGCAAGCACGACCTGTACGTCGCGATGCTGCACGACCAGGGCCACATCCCCGTCAAGCTGCTGGCGCCGCAGGCGGCCAGCGCCCTGTCGATCGGCGGCGAGGTGCTGCTGGCCAGCACCGGTCATGGCAGCGCGATGGACATCGCCGGCACGGGCCAGGCCCGGCCCGATGCCTTGCTGCGCAGCCTGCGCCTGGTCGCCGGCATCTCCTGA
- a CDS encoding aromatic-ring-hydroxylating dioxygenase subunit beta, with protein MIDLLALCAFNASYANAIDSEALEQWPAFFTEACTYRITNVENEKEGLPSGIVYADSRAMLEDRIAALREANIYERHRYRHLLGIPLVESARDDQAVARTPFLVARIMATGETMVFATGEYHDRFVMDGGKLLLAERVAVCDSTVTDTLMALPL; from the coding sequence ATGATCGACCTGCTGGCGCTTTGCGCCTTCAACGCCTCCTATGCCAATGCGATCGACAGCGAAGCGCTGGAGCAATGGCCGGCCTTCTTCACCGAAGCCTGCACCTACCGCATCACCAACGTCGAGAACGAGAAGGAAGGCCTGCCCTCGGGCATCGTCTACGCCGACTCGCGCGCCATGCTGGAGGACCGCATCGCCGCCCTGCGCGAGGCCAACATCTACGAGCGCCACCGCTACCGGCACCTGCTGGGCATTCCGCTGGTCGAAAGCGCGAGAGACGACCAGGCGGTGGCCCGCACGCCCTTCCTGGTGGCGCGGATCATGGCCACCGGCGAGACCATGGTGTTCGCCACCGGCGAGTACCACGACCGCTTCGTGATGGACGGCGGCAAGCTGCTGCTGGCCGAACGGGTGGCCGTGTGCGACAGCACCGTGACGGACACGCTGATGGCCCTGCCGCTGTGA
- a CDS encoding aromatic ring-hydroxylating dioxygenase subunit alpha, with protein sequence MMEQTIQWKGPGLTRVPFAVYTDNQAAAQEQERIYRGETWNYLCLEADLPESGSFRTTFVGDTPVVVVKDDDGEIYAFENRCAHRGALIALEKSGKVDGFQCVYHAWSYNRQGDLTGVAFEAGVKGQGGMAKSFCKEDHGPRKLRVAVYCGLVFGSFSEDVPGIEDYLGPEICQRIERVLHKPVEVIGRFTQALPNNWKLYMENVKDSYHASLLHLFFTTFELNRLSQKGGLIVDESGGHHVSYSMTDPDAADESYKQQGIRSDDSKYRLKDPSVLAGFKEYDDGITLQILSVFPGFVLQQIQNCLAVRQVLPKGQERSELNWTYIGYTDDTPEQRKVRLKQQNLVGPAGFISMEDGAVGGFVQRGIAGAQGLEAIIEMGGDQAASSEGRATEASVRGFWKAYRHHMCA encoded by the coding sequence ATCATGGAACAAACGATTCAATGGAAGGGCCCGGGCCTGACGCGCGTGCCTTTCGCGGTCTACACCGACAACCAGGCCGCGGCGCAGGAGCAGGAGAGGATCTACCGCGGCGAGACCTGGAACTACCTGTGCCTGGAGGCCGACCTGCCGGAGAGTGGGAGCTTTCGCACCACCTTCGTCGGCGATACGCCGGTGGTGGTGGTGAAGGACGACGACGGCGAGATCTACGCCTTCGAGAACCGCTGCGCCCACCGCGGCGCGTTGATCGCACTGGAGAAATCGGGCAAGGTCGACGGCTTCCAGTGCGTCTACCACGCGTGGAGCTACAACCGCCAGGGCGACCTGACCGGCGTCGCCTTCGAGGCCGGCGTCAAGGGCCAGGGCGGCATGGCCAAGAGCTTCTGCAAGGAAGACCACGGGCCGCGGAAGCTGCGCGTCGCCGTCTACTGCGGCCTGGTGTTCGGCAGCTTCAGCGAGGACGTGCCAGGCATCGAGGACTACCTGGGACCGGAAATTTGCCAGCGCATCGAGCGGGTGCTGCACAAGCCGGTCGAGGTGATCGGCCGCTTCACCCAGGCCCTGCCGAACAACTGGAAGCTGTACATGGAGAACGTCAAGGACAGCTACCACGCCAGCCTGCTGCACCTGTTCTTCACCACCTTCGAGCTGAACCGCCTGTCGCAAAAGGGCGGACTGATCGTTGACGAGTCCGGCGGCCATCACGTGAGCTACTCGATGACCGACCCCGATGCGGCCGACGAGTCGTACAAGCAGCAGGGCATTCGCTCCGACGACTCGAAATACCGGCTGAAGGACCCGAGCGTGCTGGCGGGCTTCAAGGAGTACGACGACGGCATCACGCTGCAGATCCTGTCGGTCTTCCCCGGCTTCGTGCTGCAGCAGATCCAGAACTGCCTGGCCGTGCGCCAGGTGCTGCCCAAGGGCCAGGAGCGAAGTGAACTCAACTGGACCTACATCGGCTACACCGACGACACGCCGGAGCAGCGCAAGGTCCGCCTCAAGCAGCAGAACCTGGTCGGGCCGGCCGGCTTCATCTCGATGGAAGACGGCGCCGTCGGCGGCTTCGTGCAGCGCGGCATCGCCGGGGCCCAGGGGCTGGAAGCCATCATCGAGATGGGCGGCGACCAGGCGGCTTCCAGCGAAGGGCGCGCCACCGAGGCTTCGGTGCGCGGCTTCTGGAAGGCCTATCGCCACCACATGTGCGCCTGA